The following proteins are encoded in a genomic region of Candidatus Methylospira mobilis:
- the parE gene encoding DNA topoisomerase IV subunit B: protein MTEAYNAAAIEVLSGLDPVRKRPGMYTDTSRPNHLAQEVIDNSVDEALAGYAKNIHVQLLADGGVQVSDDGRGMPVDIHPEHGVTGVELILTRLHAGGKFSHKNYEFSGGLHGVGVSVVNALSARLEVEIRRGGKTYAMHFAQGEKQSELTETGTARARDSGSVVRFWPEPRYFDSARISVSRLKHLLRAKAVLCPGLSITLQEEASGEETVWRYENGLPQYLLDQVGDLECLPPEPFTGSMTARGEAADWAVVWADGLRESINESYVNLVPTPQGGTHVNGLRTGLTEAMREFCDFRNLLPRGIKLAPEDVWEKCQFVLSVKLREPQFSGQTKERLSSRECAAFVSGVVKDAFSLYLNQHPSVGENVAAWVIESAQKRLKASRQVVRKRVTSGPALPGKLADCSSQDTSLTELFLVEGDSAGGSAKQARDREFQAIMPLRGKILNTWEVESEQVLASQEVHDIALALAVDPGVPQLQNLRYGKVCILADADSDGNHIATLLCALFVRHFRPLVAAGHVFVAMPPLYRVDIGKQVYYALDEAEKTGILDRIEAEKIKGKINVQRFKGLGEMNPSQLRETSMNPDTRRLVQLTLSEGDNTDQYLDLLLAKKRAPDRKAWLEEKGDLAEV from the coding sequence ATGACAGAAGCCTACAACGCCGCCGCCATCGAAGTATTGAGCGGCCTGGACCCGGTGCGCAAGCGTCCCGGCATGTATACCGACACCTCGCGCCCCAACCATCTGGCGCAGGAGGTTATCGACAACAGCGTGGACGAGGCGCTGGCGGGATACGCCAAAAACATACACGTCCAACTATTGGCGGACGGCGGTGTGCAGGTCAGCGACGACGGCCGAGGCATGCCGGTCGATATCCATCCGGAACACGGCGTTACCGGCGTCGAGCTGATTCTGACGCGGCTGCACGCCGGCGGCAAGTTTTCCCATAAAAACTACGAATTTTCCGGCGGACTGCACGGTGTCGGCGTTTCGGTGGTCAACGCGCTGTCGGCACGCCTGGAAGTGGAAATCCGCCGTGGCGGGAAAACCTACGCGATGCATTTCGCGCAAGGCGAAAAGCAGTCCGAATTGACCGAAACCGGTACCGCGCGTGCACGCGACAGCGGCAGTGTGGTGCGTTTCTGGCCGGAACCGCGTTATTTCGATTCGGCGCGTATTTCGGTTTCAAGGCTGAAGCATCTGCTGCGCGCAAAAGCGGTGTTATGTCCGGGATTGAGCATCACGCTGCAAGAGGAAGCAAGCGGCGAAGAGACGGTATGGCGTTATGAAAACGGCTTGCCGCAATATCTGCTGGATCAGGTCGGCGACCTGGAGTGCCTGCCGCCGGAACCGTTTACCGGCAGCATGACCGCGCGCGGCGAAGCGGCGGACTGGGCGGTGGTTTGGGCCGATGGCCTGCGCGAATCCATCAACGAGAGCTACGTCAACCTGGTTCCGACCCCGCAAGGCGGCACCCACGTCAACGGTCTGCGCACCGGGCTGACGGAAGCGATGCGCGAATTTTGCGATTTTCGAAACCTGTTGCCGCGCGGCATCAAGCTCGCTCCCGAGGACGTATGGGAAAAATGCCAGTTCGTGCTGTCGGTGAAACTGCGCGAACCGCAGTTTTCCGGGCAAACCAAGGAGCGTCTGAGTTCGCGCGAATGCGCGGCCTTTGTTTCCGGCGTGGTCAAGGACGCATTCAGTTTGTATCTGAACCAGCATCCGTCCGTTGGCGAAAACGTTGCCGCCTGGGTGATAGAAAGCGCGCAAAAACGCCTCAAAGCCAGCCGTCAGGTGGTGCGCAAAAGGGTGACCAGCGGCCCGGCGCTGCCCGGAAAACTGGCCGACTGCTCTTCACAGGACACCAGCCTGACCGAGCTGTTCCTGGTGGAAGGCGACTCTGCCGGCGGCTCCGCCAAGCAGGCCAGGGATCGCGAGTTCCAGGCCATCATGCCGTTGCGCGGCAAGATCCTGAACACCTGGGAGGTGGAGTCGGAACAGGTGTTGGCGTCGCAGGAAGTGCACGATATCGCGCTGGCGCTGGCGGTAGACCCCGGCGTTCCGCAACTGCAGAACCTGCGTTACGGCAAGGTTTGCATCCTGGCCGACGCCGATTCCGACGGCAACCACATCGCCACCTTGCTGTGCGCGCTGTTTGTGCGTCATTTTCGTCCGCTGGTTGCCGCCGGCCATGTGTTTGTGGCGATGCCGCCGCTTTATCGCGTCGATATCGGCAAGCAGGTGTATTACGCGCTCGACGAAGCCGAAAAAACCGGCATTCTCGATCGCATCGAAGCAGAAAAAATCAAGGGCAAGATCAACGTGCAGCGCTTCAAGGGGCTGGGCGAAATGAACCCTTCGCAGCTTCGGGAAACCAGCATGAATCCGGATACCCGGCGGCTGGTGCAACTGACGCTCAGCGAGGGAGACAATACCGATCAATATCTGGACTTGCTGCTCGCCAAAAAGCGCGCGCCCGACCGCAAAGCCTGGCTGGAAGAGAAAGGGGATTTGGCTGAGGTTTGA
- a CDS encoding ABC transporter permease, whose translation MRVISARIFLPLTGLGFAALLWTAGSLAMANITPIATHFAPLAAAHALGVLLGSALFWEHIAVSLQRVGVGLLFSLAIGVPIGILTGMSRAFAQASTPLFQFLRMISPLSWMPIAVMVLGVGDAPVYFLLAFAAVWPILLNTAAGVAQLDRNWLLLARSLSATRCETICRVIVPGITASILSGTRLAIGIIWIVLVPAEMLGVSAGLGYFILDARDRLAYSELMAAILVIGCLGFFLDHLARRLHRCWIHQR comes from the coding sequence ATGAGGGTCATCAGCGCACGCATTTTCTTGCCGCTGACAGGCCTGGGCTTTGCGGCCCTGTTGTGGACGGCGGGTAGCCTGGCAATGGCAAACATAACGCCTATTGCAACGCATTTCGCTCCGCTCGCGGCCGCGCATGCGCTCGGTGTTTTGCTGGGTAGCGCGTTATTTTGGGAGCATATCGCGGTGAGCCTGCAGCGCGTCGGCGTCGGGTTGCTATTTTCTCTAGCAATAGGCGTGCCAATTGGGATACTAACCGGCATGTCGCGCGCGTTCGCGCAAGCCAGTACGCCATTATTTCAATTCCTGCGCATGATTTCGCCTCTGTCGTGGATGCCGATTGCGGTAATGGTGCTGGGCGTAGGCGATGCTCCCGTGTATTTTCTGCTCGCCTTCGCCGCAGTATGGCCGATACTGCTGAATACCGCCGCAGGGGTGGCTCAGCTGGATCGCAACTGGCTACTACTGGCGCGCAGTCTGTCGGCCACGCGTTGCGAGACAATTTGCCGGGTCATTGTTCCCGGTATCACCGCATCCATTCTAAGCGGGACAAGGCTTGCAATCGGGATTATCTGGATCGTTCTGGTGCCTGCCGAAATGCTCGGCGTTTCCGCCGGTCTCGGTTATTTTATCCTTGACGCGCGCGACCGTCTGGCTTATTCGGAACTGATGGCGGCAATTCTCGTCATCGGCTGTTTGGGTTTTTTTCTGGATCATCTCGCACGCCGGCTGCATCGTTGCTGGATACACCAAAGGTAA
- a CDS encoding acyl-CoA dehydrogenase family protein: MNAPAENLDGDIGWFSRHAASLDSSANDADAVLGQLASIGLFEIGVPRVLGGSGGTTGDALEAIANVAEHSLTAAFVFWGHRTFIEYLLQTPNEILRESWLPLLLQGRFAGATGLSNAMKFLSGIEALQVSASPRGADWRLNGRLPWVTNLRKAGFIVAAAAARDNKAAPAIVAITNDMSGVTRSEDLNLIALRGGNTAAITIDNAIIGSEQILHENAREFCPLVRPAFLGLQIGLSIGLGRIALRKAREHSHGAHSILLPRVDALSAELEGIAGNIHEGLAGNRFIDEPSALFRIRIRLAEIVQTALGLELDAVGGRAYLHDQSGGFERRWREGAFIPVITPSLTQLQGELARHTACHRQ; encoded by the coding sequence ATGAATGCGCCGGCTGAAAACTTGGACGGGGATATCGGCTGGTTTTCCAGACATGCGGCATCCCTGGACTCAAGCGCAAACGATGCCGATGCGGTGCTCGGGCAGCTAGCTTCGATAGGATTATTTGAAATCGGCGTGCCTCGGGTCCTAGGCGGTAGCGGCGGCACTACCGGCGACGCGTTGGAGGCGATCGCCAACGTGGCCGAGCACTCGCTGACCGCTGCTTTTGTATTCTGGGGACATCGTACTTTCATTGAATATCTGTTGCAGACTCCAAACGAGATTTTGCGCGAAAGTTGGCTGCCTTTATTGCTGCAAGGCCGCTTTGCCGGCGCTACCGGTTTGTCCAACGCGATGAAATTTCTGTCCGGTATAGAAGCACTTCAAGTCAGCGCCAGCCCGCGTGGCGCAGACTGGCGTTTGAACGGCCGTCTTCCCTGGGTAACCAATCTGCGTAAAGCCGGTTTCATCGTAGCTGCCGCGGCGGCGAGGGATAACAAGGCTGCGCCGGCCATCGTCGCAATCACCAACGACATGAGCGGCGTGACGCGCAGCGAAGATCTCAACCTGATTGCGCTGCGAGGCGGCAATACTGCGGCGATCACAATAGACAACGCCATTATCGGCTCGGAGCAAATTTTGCACGAAAATGCGCGTGAATTTTGTCCGCTTGTGCGCCCGGCATTTCTTGGACTGCAAATCGGTCTGTCGATTGGACTGGGACGAATTGCATTGCGCAAGGCGCGCGAACATAGTCATGGCGCGCACAGCATCCTGCTGCCGCGGGTTGACGCATTATCTGCCGAGCTTGAGGGTATTGCTGGCAATATACATGAGGGGTTGGCCGGAAACCGGTTCATTGATGAACCGTCAGCGCTGTTCCGTATCCGCATCCGTCTGGCCGAGATCGTACAGACGGCATTAGGACTGGAACTCGATGCCGTCGGCGGCCGCGCCTATTTACACGACCAGAGCGGCGGTTTCGAGCGCCGCTGGCGCGAAGGGGCTTTCATTCCGGTCATCACGCCCAGCCTTACCCAATTGCAGGGCGAACTGGCCAGACACACAGCGTGCCATCGGCAATGA
- a CDS encoding ATP-binding protein, translating to MYREDRSRTLWDKNIEAADRLFIEAERQYHRREDRKILGELRRNIAESRNIFYRIVNNTDVLKTAGDNRPVYEELDKRLSSQLLLKSIIFRDTVMARQNTSARRVEQAYRLLTILIGPFAVTLAFTTSITSMRLGRLIHKHLEPLHDGARIIAAGDLDFRIESGGCDEFAELARSINNMTERLQKFTRRLEAEITERKPMEAELRRYKDHLEEKVQQRTADLVLARNAAEAANQAKSVFLADMSHELRTPLNAILGFSGMMRRTAQMPDNQSANLNIIIRSGEYLLNLINDVLEMAKIEAGRVQLEDAPFDLGNMVRDVTEMMQVRATEKHIRLLVEQTSAFPRYVVGDEARMRQVLINLVGNAIKFTEHGGVTVRLGTGNNAVSHLLIEVEDTGSGIEREDRQRIFEPFVQLGEQGMNKGTGLGLTITRQFVQMMNGNLTLESTPGKGSLFRIVLPLRQARAV from the coding sequence TTGTATCGTGAAGACCGCTCGCGCACATTATGGGACAAAAACATCGAAGCCGCCGATCGCTTGTTCATTGAAGCCGAGAGGCAATATCATCGCCGGGAAGACAGGAAAATTCTGGGCGAACTGCGCAGAAATATCGCAGAAAGCCGAAATATTTTCTATCGCATAGTCAACAATACCGATGTATTGAAAACAGCCGGAGACAACCGCCCTGTTTATGAAGAACTCGACAAAAGGCTCTCCAGTCAACTGCTGCTGAAGTCCATCATATTCCGCGATACCGTCATGGCCCGGCAAAATACGAGCGCGCGGCGTGTTGAGCAGGCTTACAGACTGCTGACCATCCTTATCGGTCCGTTTGCCGTCACACTGGCTTTTACCACCAGCATAACGTCGATGCGTCTCGGCAGGCTCATTCACAAGCACCTGGAGCCGCTGCACGACGGCGCAAGAATTATTGCCGCCGGCGATCTCGATTTCCGCATCGAGTCCGGCGGCTGCGACGAGTTCGCCGAACTGGCGCGCTCCATCAACAATATGACCGAAAGGTTGCAGAAGTTCACCAGACGGCTCGAAGCGGAAATCACCGAGCGCAAACCGATGGAAGCAGAACTCAGGCGCTATAAAGACCATCTCGAAGAAAAAGTCCAGCAACGCACGGCAGACCTTGTTTTGGCCCGCAATGCCGCCGAAGCGGCGAATCAGGCCAAAAGCGTATTTCTTGCCGATATGAGCCACGAACTTCGCACGCCGCTGAATGCCATACTCGGTTTCTCCGGCATGATGCGGCGAACGGCGCAAATGCCCGACAACCAGAGCGCGAACCTTAACATTATTATTCGTAGCGGCGAGTATCTGTTAAACCTGATCAACGACGTACTCGAAATGGCAAAGATCGAGGCCGGGCGAGTGCAGCTGGAAGACGCACCCTTCGATTTGGGGAACATGGTGCGTGACGTTACGGAAATGATGCAGGTACGGGCCACGGAAAAGCATATACGCTTACTCGTTGAGCAGACTTCGGCGTTTCCACGCTACGTGGTCGGCGACGAAGCCCGTATGCGCCAGGTACTGATCAATCTCGTCGGAAATGCCATCAAATTCACCGAACACGGTGGTGTGACCGTACGCCTGGGCACCGGAAACAACGCCGTCTCACACCTGCTGATCGAAGTCGAGGACACGGGTTCTGGCATCGAGCGGGAAGATCGGCAACGCATATTCGAACCGTTCGTGCAACTGGGCGAACAGGGAATGAACAAGGGAACCGGACTTGGGTTGACCATCACCCGCCAATTTGTGCAGATGATGAACGGCAACCTTACGCTGGAAAGTACGCCGGGCAAGGGATCGCTGTTTCGGATCGTTTTGCCGCTGAGACAAGCCAGGGCGGTATGA
- a CDS encoding tyrosine-type recombinase/integrase, translating into MNDERKHLTGREIEKLLAAVKGTRNEARDRCLLVMLFRHGLRVSEALALKLNAVDLDEHTLHVTRLKNGLSTTHPLRRRAGLLRARLTPQGGFRRGGVMVRHAGRCRHRAALEAVTGSVPRPERPVMAKPDRLQIEASDT; encoded by the coding sequence ATGAACGACGAGCGAAAACACCTCACCGGGCGCGAGATCGAAAAGCTGCTGGCGGCGGTCAAGGGCACGCGAAACGAAGCGCGCGACCGCTGCCTGTTGGTGATGCTGTTCCGGCATGGGCTGCGCGTGTCGGAAGCCCTGGCGCTGAAACTGAACGCGGTCGATTTGGACGAGCACACTCTGCATGTGACGCGGCTGAAGAATGGCCTCTCGACTACCCACCCGCTGCGGCGGCGAGCTGGGTTGTTGCGCGCCCGGCTGACCCCTCAGGGTGGTTTCCGCCGGGGTGGTGTCATGGTTCGGCACGCTGGGCGATGCAGACACCGAGCGGCGCTTGAAGCTGTTACAGGAAGCGTACCCAGACCGGAGCGCCCTGTAATGGCAAAGCCGGATAGGCTTCAGATTGAGGCCAGTGACACGTGA
- a CDS encoding ABC transporter ATP-binding protein, with the protein MNSRLLPDEAALPVVLGAENLSFAYAQSEPAFQRISLHVQRREIVCLLGGSGCGKSTLLRVLSGLVAPTEGSVLFLGRPLQHPHPRSALLFQQASLLPWLNVFDNTGFGLDFKHQPEISAEARNERVSSALTAVGLERHEAWPAQLSGGMAQRVALARALAREPELLFADEPFSALDAITRAQMQSLLVDVVHRWHAAVLLVTHDIDEAILVADRILLMGGRPGRLCCEWTVDIPYPRENFPERIAKLRLQIRAALHESAVSFAKAN; encoded by the coding sequence ATGAACTCTCGACTGTTACCTGACGAAGCAGCGCTTCCTGTAGTTCTAGGCGCGGAGAATTTGTCGTTCGCCTACGCGCAGTCCGAACCGGCTTTTCAACGGATTTCCCTGCACGTTCAGCGCAGGGAAATCGTCTGTCTGCTGGGCGGCAGCGGCTGCGGAAAATCCACTTTGCTGCGCGTGCTTTCCGGACTCGTTGCGCCGACCGAGGGTAGCGTACTTTTCCTCGGTCGCCCGTTGCAACACCCGCACCCGCGTAGCGCACTATTGTTTCAGCAGGCCAGCCTACTGCCCTGGCTGAATGTATTCGACAACACCGGTTTCGGGCTGGACTTCAAACATCAACCGGAAATCAGCGCGGAGGCGCGCAATGAACGCGTCAGTTCAGCGCTAACCGCAGTCGGCTTGGAGCGGCATGAAGCATGGCCGGCCCAGCTCTCCGGAGGCATGGCGCAACGCGTCGCGCTGGCGCGCGCATTGGCGCGCGAACCGGAGCTGTTGTTTGCCGACGAGCCGTTCTCGGCGCTTGATGCGATCACCCGCGCGCAAATGCAATCGCTGCTGGTGGATGTGGTGCATCGCTGGCATGCCGCTGTGCTGCTGGTCACGCACGATATCGACGAGGCTATTCTGGTTGCCGACCGCATTTTGTTGATGGGCGGACGTCCCGGCCGTCTGTGCTGCGAATGGACGGTCGATATCCCCTATCCTCGCGAAAATTTTCCTGAACGGATCGCCAAGTTGCGCTTGCAAATACGGGCCGCACTGCATGAAAGCGCAGTGTCGTTTGCCAAAGCGAATTGA
- a CDS encoding carboxymuconolactone decarboxylase family protein codes for MPRLPLQTAETAPDASKLFIERAIAANGFLPNLIAVLANTPAAVEAYFTVGEINNRASLTLAEREVIQITAAALHGCEFCVAGHSAIALKKAGFDRKSVIALQQRGVTGNPRFDALVDFTRSIIISRGAVDDGELTAFIEAGFSSDQALEVILGISLATLCNFANNLAKNEINMQLQPFRPGALQA; via the coding sequence ATGCCCAGATTACCTCTACAAACAGCCGAAACCGCCCCGGACGCCAGCAAGCTTTTTATCGAGCGCGCCATTGCCGCCAACGGCTTCCTGCCCAACCTGATTGCCGTACTGGCGAATACGCCGGCAGCGGTGGAAGCTTATTTCACTGTCGGCGAAATCAACAACCGCGCCAGTCTGACCCTGGCCGAACGTGAGGTTATACAGATTACCGCCGCAGCTCTGCATGGATGCGAGTTCTGCGTTGCGGGTCATTCCGCAATCGCTCTTAAAAAGGCCGGTTTCGACAGGAAAAGCGTGATCGCTTTGCAGCAGCGCGGAGTTACCGGAAATCCGCGTTTCGACGCTCTCGTGGACTTCACTCGATCGATAATAATCAGTCGAGGAGCCGTAGACGATGGTGAATTAACCGCTTTTATCGAGGCCGGTTTTTCTTCGGATCAAGCGTTGGAGGTCATACTCGGCATCAGCCTGGCGACGTTATGCAACTTCGCCAACAATTTGGCGAAGAATGAAATCAATATGCAACTGCAGCCTTTCCGTCCCGGCGCGCTACAAGCATGA
- a CDS encoding ABC transporter substrate-binding protein, which yields MKKNTSSQLHVCASPDCRCGMTRRDFLRLSALASATLAAPLLRIGDATAQSFKGDDVPVKIGYLPITDAAPLLVAHARKLFETEGLHTETPRMFRSWAQVVEAFVSGQVNVIHLLSPATLWVRYGAKFPAKVVAWNHMNGSALTVAPHIRAVSDLAGQTVAVPFWYSIHNVLLQKLLTADGLVAVTRVRGSALAANEVNVVVLPPAEMTSALAGKSIAGFIVADPFNAAAETNGIGKVLRFSGDVWKDHACCVTFLAERDISERPEWAQRVTSAIVKAQLWTRNNRPDTARLLSANADNHYTPHPLEALNKVFSATDYARYEASGVIHNKDWLQQRIDFQPYPFPSYTEELVRSLLITRMEGDNQFLASLDPAFVAKDLIDDSFVRAAIRSVGGPKVFGLSADLQRREFIAV from the coding sequence ATGAAAAAAAACACAAGCTCTCAACTCCATGTCTGCGCCAGCCCGGATTGCCGCTGCGGAATGACGCGGCGAGATTTTTTGCGTTTATCCGCATTGGCAAGCGCTACGCTGGCCGCGCCGCTGCTTAGGATAGGCGATGCGACGGCGCAAAGTTTCAAGGGTGACGATGTGCCGGTGAAAATCGGCTATCTCCCGATCACCGACGCAGCACCTTTACTGGTAGCGCATGCGCGCAAACTGTTCGAAACCGAAGGGTTGCATACTGAAACGCCCCGAATGTTCCGTAGCTGGGCGCAGGTCGTCGAAGCTTTCGTCTCCGGTCAAGTCAATGTGATCCATCTGCTTTCACCGGCAACGCTATGGGTACGTTACGGCGCAAAGTTTCCCGCTAAGGTTGTGGCCTGGAATCACATGAACGGTTCCGCGCTAACTGTCGCGCCCCATATCAGGGCCGTTTCCGACCTTGCCGGTCAGACCGTCGCCGTACCCTTCTGGTATTCCATCCATAACGTCCTGTTGCAGAAACTGCTAACCGCTGACGGACTGGTTGCAGTAACCAGGGTGCGCGGCAGCGCTCTGGCGGCCAATGAGGTGAACGTGGTGGTGTTGCCGCCTGCGGAAATGACATCGGCGCTGGCGGGAAAAAGCATTGCCGGCTTCATCGTTGCCGATCCGTTCAACGCAGCTGCTGAAACCAACGGCATCGGCAAGGTACTGCGCTTCTCCGGCGATGTATGGAAAGACCACGCCTGCTGCGTTACTTTCCTTGCCGAGCGAGATATCAGCGAGCGCCCCGAGTGGGCGCAACGCGTCACATCAGCCATCGTCAAAGCGCAACTTTGGACGCGCAACAATCGACCTGATACGGCCAGACTGCTATCCGCCAACGCCGACAACCATTACACCCCTCATCCGCTCGAAGCACTGAACAAGGTATTTTCCGCTACGGATTATGCACGCTATGAAGCCTCCGGCGTGATCCACAACAAAGACTGGCTCCAGCAACGGATCGACTTTCAGCCTTATCCCTTTCCGTCCTACACAGAGGAACTGGTGCGTAGCCTGCTTATCACGCGCATGGAAGGCGACAACCAGTTTCTCGCCTCGCTCGACCCGGCTTTTGTGGCCAAGGATCTGATAGATGACAGCTTCGTGCGAGCAGCGATTCGCTCGGTTGGCGGTCCGAAGGTCTTCGGTTTGTCCGCTGATTTGCAGCGCCGCGAATTCATCGCGGTATGA
- a CDS encoding DUF29 domain-containing protein, which translates to MSTVLANYNGDVIAWANEQAQLLRAGQFSQLDIEHIADEIEDVGRSEQRELASRMTVLIAHLLKWRYQPERKGNSWRLTTEAQREDTAYVLKKMPSLKQNLNDDQWLSIIWKKAKAQAIAETGLENLPDDYPWTMDQILNPDFWPEA; encoded by the coding sequence ATGAGCACAGTCCTGGCAAACTACAACGGCGACGTGATCGCCTGGGCAAACGAACAGGCGCAATTACTGCGCGCCGGTCAGTTTTCACAACTGGACATTGAGCACATTGCAGACGAAATTGAAGACGTGGGCAGAAGCGAACAAAGAGAACTGGCAAGCCGCATGACTGTGTTAATAGCGCATTTGCTGAAATGGCGATATCAGCCAGAGCGCAAAGGAAATAGCTGGAGGCTGACAACAGAAGCACAACGAGAAGATACGGCCTACGTACTAAAAAAAATGCCTAGCCTGAAACAAAATTTAAATGACGACCAATGGCTAAGCATCATATGGAAGAAAGCAAAAGCACAAGCCATTGCAGAAACAGGACTTGAAAACTTACCTGATGACTACCCGTGGACGATGGATCAGATTCTAAATCCTGATTTCTGGCCGGAGGCTTGA